The region CACAGGACCCCTTTTCTGcacatctcctccccctctcagGACAGTGCTCCCTCTGGCCACAGGACCCCTTTTCTGcacatctcctccccctctcagGACAGTGCTCCCTCCGGCCACAGGGCCCCTCTTCTGCacatctgctcttcctcctcGTGATTCATATCAGCACTCAGAGATAACTCCTCTTAACAGGCAAGAGTTTCGAGGCAAGGCGACGCAGTagataaaggtgtttgccaccaagcctggtgaccccaCGTGTTGGAGGGAGAGGCCTGACTCTTACAATTTCTCCTTTGATGTCCACCACTCTGTAACTTACTGATATTCTAAGTTAATGTCTTAAAAGAGggagccaggaatggtggcaccgcctttaatcccagcactggagaggcagaggcaggtggatctcagcctggtctacagagcgagttccaggctagccaaggctatacagagacaccctatcttttaaaaacaaaacaaaacacaaaagcaaagaaaagggagggttgggaggggaacacccatggggaaggggggggagggggagggtatgtttgccggaaaccgggaaagggaataacactcgaaatgtaaataagaaatactcaagttaataataaaaaaaaaaaaaaaaaggaaaaaaaaaaaaaaagaaaggaaaggaaagaaagaaaaaaaaaggagaaagacttCTTTGATATATCCATTGCTGttaccctactttttttttttttttttttttgagctgggaccgaaccagggccttgcgcttcctaggcaagcgctctaccactgagctaaatccccaacccttgttaccctacttctttcttccttccctttcatttTTCAAGGCattccccctctgcctctctgtctctctctgtctctcactgtctctcttcctcctcctcttcctcctcttcttcctcccggCTTCCATATGATCACTCCCTCTGGCTGTCAAGTTCCACCTTAGATGCTGCCTGCCATTCTGGCCCTCCTGGCCCTGTCGATGAGGATCGCTACCCACCTGCCCTGCCAGTTTCCATTTCAGTGCCCGGCTTGACTTGCTTGAGAACAGGGATTTGTTTCTCACTGCTATTTCTTTCATgaaattttgaacattttctgGCATAAACCCTTGTGCGGCAAGCCGAGGGGACAGTGTTGCACAGTGAAGTCAGTGCTGGGTGGTGACAGTGAAGAAGCTCTCATGCGTAGCCAGGGCTCGAGCTAGGTTGATGACCAAGCCTGCTTCGTCTACCTGGCATCATTTACCTTGTGTAGGTTCAATCGGGCAGCACTCATCAATGTGGGCTTCCTGGAGAGCAGCAACAGCACAGACTACATCGCCATGCACGATGTGGACCTACTCCCTCTCAATGAGGAGCTGGACTATGGCTTCCCGGAGGCTGGGCCCTTCCATGTGGCTTCCCCAGAGCTCCACCCTCTCTACCACTACAAGACCTATGTGGGTGGCATTCTGCTGCTGTCCAAACAGCACTACCAGCTGGTGAGGCCCAGCCCCACACGCTCTGCTCGCTTGCTGGGGATCCTCCCCATCATGGGTCCAGGCCAGTGGGAGGGTAGAGCAGCCTTCCTGGGGCCCAGCACATGGAGccttgccagagcctgacagggCATGTGCAAGGGAACCAGAAGTAAGTGCATTAGCCAGGGGGAGCTCTGCTGTGACCACAGAAGTCCCAGTGTCAGCTGGCCACAGGCAGCCAGAAATGGGAGAGCCTACAGAACCTCCCTCCCTGCAACGTTACCGGGTCTTCCTTTGTCTTCCCAGGCCTCGGTGCTGCTACCCTACAGTCCTCTTGTGCGAGAGGCTGTGTAGCTACAGCCCGTAAAACGTGGCCTGGTTGGTGGGAGATGGAGTCCCTTCCTCCCCAGAAGTCTAGACAGGAGTCCCACACTAAAGCATTTTGTCTCTGGAGGGGACCCAGGCACacaggtggggaggagaggaccaGAGTGGCTTTTCTCTGTCCTCCATGGCTGAAGCCAGTTTTGTAGGTGAAGCCCCCTAGCAGATGCCAATCAACAGTGTTAAAGAGCCAGTTGTCCCTCAAAGACAGGAAGAGACCTGGGCAGTGCCATCTCAGGAGAAATGGAGTTGAGAGGAAGTGAAAAGTAGCAGTCAGCAGTCTTTGCCCTCTGAAGAGAGCCACACTTGAGACACTAGTCATATACTTGTTCAACGCCCTGTTAGAAGCAGGGCGGGACTAAGACATGCTGAGGCTTCCCCTCGACCCCACGCTCCCACCACAGAAGTGAGGGGACCTCGCAGCGCCCTGTATCCACTCAGAACAGtcagagcaggaagaagaaagggggccGGCTGGCTGGGCTCAGACTTGGTTCTCCCGAGCAGTAGGAGACCAGAGTGCACCCCTGGGAGGAGGGGGCATGTGACAGACACTGCCTGTCTTTGTGTCAGTGCAACGGGATGTCCAACCGCTTCTGGGGCTGGGGCCGAGAGGACGATGAATTCTACCGGCGCATCAAAGGAGCTGGTCTCCAGGTAAGGCAGGCTCCTTGCATGTCCCAAGGTTCCCTTTATTGCTGCATCAGAATTCTTGGGGTCCCCCGGGGTCTGATCCCTGCCTTTACCCCGACTCCCAGGTCTCATCCAGTCCTGTGCTCTCATTAGAGTCTCCTCTCCTACAGGATGGCTCCTAAGAGCCTCTGCCTACAGCAGCTAGGAGGATCCCAGAGGAGTTAGTGGTAAGGGCCAAGACTACAAGAGAGGCAGCCTGACTGACGCCTGCATTCTTTGTTCTCCTTAGCTTTTCCGCCCCTCGGGGATCACAACTGGGTACCAGACATTTCGCCACTTGCATGACCCAGCCTGGCGGAAGAGGGACCAGAAACGCATTGCGGCTCAAAAACAGGTGCTGTCTAGTCTTCTCAGTGGAGTGGTGAGGGATAGGTAGGAACCAGTGGGCCTAGTCATTTCACCAAGTTCCCCTTTGGCCAAACGGCGCCTTTCCCCCATGCTGGGCCCAGGCCACTCAACAGGCATTCTGCATAGCACCTTGCCCTGTTTGATGGAGCTATGTGGATCTGGGCACCATGAATCAGCCCAGACCTCAGAGGCTTAGCCCCAGTACCTGTATTATCCCACGTAGAAGCCTGTGTTTTCCTTACTGAGGGGTACAGGCCTGGGCAGCATGTCAGCCTCTCTTTAATGGAGACGTGAACACTGGTGCCATGAAGCATGGGTTCAcgttctctccttctcttctttctaggAACAGTTCAAGGTGGACCGGGAGGGAGGCCTGAACACTGTGAAGTACCGGGTGGATTCCCGCACGGCACTGTCTGTAGGAGGGGCCCCCTGCACTGTTCTCAATGTCATGCTGGACTGCGATAAGACAGCCACTCCATGGTGCACGTTTGGCTGAGAGCTAAACTGTGAGGAAGCTTAAGCTTCCAGACCTCAATGCTGCTCAGGCTCAGGAAACCTCAGGCCTTAGGCCCAGCTCAAGAGATGCAGAGAAGCCTGAAGGAGTAGCTGGCCAGTCTTCAGCAGCCTGCTCCCCAGAGCCAGGGGGGACAGGTCAGGACACAGGCAGACCTGGGATGCTGCTGGAAAAATTTGTCAGAGAGGATGGAGCTGTGACTCTTGACTGACCTTCTCCACCCTGCTTACCCTGCTCTGCCTGCCCACTCGTGCTGAGGCCTGAGGCAATGAAAAGGTGGAGCAGGACAACCTCAGCAGGGACAAGTGCTCCTCCGGAAGAACAGCCTCATGAAGATGTAGTCAGAAGCTGCCACACCGCCAGTGTGTATGGCAGTTGCTATTAGGAGACTTAGAACGGCAGAAGGCAGAACACAAGCCCTGGTCAAAGGAGTGGCTGATACTAGCTGTAGCTGGTGCCACCGCGGAGGAACCAGGGCACCGGATCTcacttttcaaaagaaattagaATGCTGGATTCTTAAGCagaatttcttgattttttttttttttaaaaatggcagcATGCCCTGTCTCACAGGGCAGTTGACAGGGGctggggtccacctaggagagaatgggggacaagagatgcagAGAACGGACCGCAAGACAGGCGGTCTGATCAAGCTGacgttttttaatttttctcaggcagaagTTACACTGGTAGAAGCAGGACATGGGGTGGGGTTAAGTAACCACAGAGGAATGAGCTTGGCTCAATGAACAGGATGTTGGGGTGTAAATCGGTTGGCGGAAGGAACAGTACAGGGAaggttgcttagtgacctgaccatCAGCGCTAAGCGACCTAACGACAAGATTTATAtctgtgttttaaattaaagCAGCGTTGCAGGCTTAAGTATGGTTGCTTAGGTCTAGCATGGGGCTGCTCCCAACAGCAGCCCCTGACTAAAGCTTTGAAAAGCTATGCAGGCCAAACAATGTTTTATGGGCCACAGGTCTGTCACCTTTGATTGATCAGAGGGGATGGACTGGGCTCGGGGGAAGGCGGCAGGTGTGGGTGGGCAGAAAAGCCAAAGGCCGGTTTCCTGTTCGTCCCTGACCATCCCGGCTCATGGGCAGCCCCCTTGCTACCGCTGGGAAGCCTGACTCGATTCTGGCTTTGTCTGGTTGGGCTGATGTGGTGCTCCATCCGGCCTCATTAGGAaataggcagaaggaagagaggtaaCTGAAGAAGTAGAACCATAGGACCTGATGGGCTGGGGACAGGACAGCTCAGAAGGGAGCCATGTTCCTGAGGTAGAAGAAACTACAGAGTCCGTATTCTCACAGCTGGTAGGAAGGGTGGGTGTTGAGGCAGAGCATGGGACTGGGGAGTACCTGGGGAAACCTAGTGTTAATCCTCTAGTCGAGAAGAATAAGACCACTACCACGATTTTTGagctgaatttgaagccagctttATTAAATATCGGCCAGGTATCTGTTTTGGTCAAGCGGGGACCGCTGGTTAGAGGCACGTTGTCCTACAGCTCTCTAACTCAAGCTCAGACTGGAAGCAGAAGGTTAGCTCACATCTAGCACCACATGAGTAGGGGAATGAGCAGCTGTGTAGACAGGGTCCAAGCAAGGCTTGCCTCACTGGGAGCGGGAGAGAAGCAGTGCATACACACCCAGAATGCCGCAGAAGGAACGGGCTGCAGTCCAGGGCTGAGAGGGTAGAATTCACAGTTTGCTTCAAGACTCGGGGTGTCTTCCGCCCTGCTGTATGCGGTTGGGCGGACTGTGAACCGCACAACCTGAGTGTAAGTTCAGCAAGAGGCTGAGATGGACCAGGCAAGGCTTCAGGTTCCATAGGGACAGAGCCTCAGCCACTGCAGTGAGAGGCACAGAGCCGTGGTGGCCGAGAGCTCTAGTCCTCTCATCTTGGATTTACATGTCCCCTTGAGCAATTACTCATGCCTCCTGGGGGTGGTGGACACAGATGTGACAGCCAAGCCCTGAGCTCTGTATGGACCTGGCATGCAGAAACACCTGAAAAGGGGAGGGTCCCGTCTACCTGTTCTGGGGCTGTGGGACCAGAGAAGGAGGGCCAAGAAGAGACTCTCCAGGCCCATATTCCCCTTGATTTCCCCAGCACAGTGTCATTGTGCTGTGGACGGCcctggcaggagctgatgcagccCACGTCTGTAGCCTCCTTCCTtgctccctattctctcccattCCTGGAGAGTGGAATAGTCCTGGACCCTGGTGAGCCAAGGTTGAAGCAGATGaaatctgcctctgttttccttgCCTGCGTTATGCACTCATGATCAGCAAACATTCCTAATCTGCTACTGGGGATGTGGATAGACTATGCCAGGACATGTGCCTACTAGCCAGTGTGGGTGAGGGAATACTGACTGTCATTCAGAGGGCAATCGCCACCTCTCTTCCTGTATTAGGGCTCCCTAGTGAGACAGCTGATAGAATGAATGAGCATATGTGGGACTTATTAAAGTGACTTacaggctgaggcctggctagtccaacaatggctatctGCCAAGAATCTAATAGTCGCTCAGTACACAAGGCCGGATGGCTCAGCTGGCCTTCAGTCTGTGGTGGAATCCCAAAGAATTAGGTTCTAATATCAGCAAAGGACTACCTCAGCAGCAGGACAGACTGACTTACCAGCAAGAGTGAGGACAAACAGGCCCAAAACAAAGATTCCTACTTTTAcataggctgccaccagaaggtgtggctgaaattcatgggggggggggttcctCCTAACTCAAAGGATCCAGTCAAGAAAAATCCAGCTGAGCGTTGATGGcccagacctttaatcccagaggcaggcagatctctgagtttgaagccagcctggtcaacaaaatgagttccaggacagtcagggctacacagagaaacctatcaacaataaaataagaagagaaaaatcccaTACAGGTGTGCCCAGtggcttgggttttagttaattccaggcGTTAGTCAATTTTGCAACCAAGAGCAGCCATCACACTACCTAGGAGCTAGGGgctgtttatttttgtatattgaggCATAAACAGGCAATAAAGAGGCTTACCTGACAGGCACCGTGGCTTGGGATCGGCCTCCCTGGTACCCACCCCCAGAGCCCGTGACAGGTGTCCCAGCCTCCTTCCTTGATCACCTCCTGCTTCTCCGTGGGGGAAGGCATGCAAGGAGGGCTGCCACTGCCCCACCTCTGGGAAGAAAGCTGGCCACAGGAGGTGCAAGGTATTGGGCCCCATGGCTCTTCTGCCTCAAAGATGATTGTTTTGACTGCTGGGGAGGCAGTGAACTGAGGGACAATGAAGAGACATCAGGGTGCCCCAGAGTGTTGCACAGTGAGAGGCTACACAAATCTGTGGTGGGCTCATTGGTGGAGCAGCATCTTGTTAGAATGAGGAAAGCTTCCAGAGGGGCGAATCTACACATacgaaggggctggagaggacaCTAGGATCAGGAGCCTGGGAGTGGTTGTTTGCACCCCCCAGACCCTCCAGAGTTAGGGAGCTGGGCAGAGGAAAGGCTGGGTAAGTTGTGATCTGGGTTGGCCACACTAAGCaacttattttttattccaaGAGTGCAGGGTTTTCTCTTCTCACAGAATCTGGGCAGATTTCAATCCGTGTCCTAGACAGATCATTTGAGGTTTAACAATCCAATGtaagggctgggcatggtggtgcatgcctttaaccccagcacttgagaggcagatctctgagttaaaggccagcctggtctacagggtgagtttcaggaGAACCAAGACtttacaaagaaaccctgtcctgtaaaacaacaaaaaggacccGGGCCGGACCGCAGGGTGGGTTTTTGGAAGCAATGAAGCCAAGAAGACACAGTGAAGTGGcatggagagagatgggaggtCCCGAGTCAGCAGCTGCTGCTCCTGGCTCTCACAGGGTTAACTGTACAGGCCAGAGCCCTCCTCGACAGTGTGCACTCCTCAATGGACCTCCACAACACCAAGTGGATGCACATAGCCTCTGtgtcctcccttcccctgtcGAACAATTGAAGTTGATTTTGCTTATGGTTCTAGGAGCTCAGAAGTTCAGGAGTGTGGTGCTTGCACCTgaaggcctttaaaaaaaaaaaaaaagtatttttttcagCCAAGTACTGGTACAAGACTAGActcagcactagagaggctgaggcaagtggaggtctgtgagttcaaggccagctcgcTCTatggagtaagttccaggacagccagagctacatagggagaccctttCTTGAATGCCCccccaatttaaaaaagttttttctaTGATGTGTGAGTTTCTAAATTCCTTGacaatttcatgcatgcatacaatgaCTATATATTCCCACTACTAACATCGTATCTTCTTTTTCTAACTTGATAACTCACTAAATCCAACTGGTGCTGCTCATATGTgcgtgtgggtgttgggagggCATCCACTGGAACACGGGAAACCTCCCATTGTCCATACCCTCAAAGAATGATTCTTCCCCAGAAGTTACCAACTACCAAAAGCCCCTCAGCATGAAGGAGACTTGGAGATCACCCACCCTGTCTGTGGGTGAATTTTAGCTGGCTTGATCTTGCGTAGGTCTTGTTCTATGCCATGCCCGGAAGAGAGCATTTCACACTACTCCAGCCCTTGCAGTCTTTCCTCTGCCTGTTCCTCAAAGTTCCCTAAGCCTTAGCAGGGGTGAGGAAGGCTAGGGATTATAAAGACGGCCCATTTAAAGCTGAGCGCTCCATCTGGTCTTCCCAGCACTTCGACCAGTTAGTATGTGTGTTTGACATATATGACACATATTTGACACATATGACAATTCCACAGTGTGGCCATTTTGCAAAATAACACTAACAGTGGCAGGTTTTGTCCTAAGGAGTACCAGACATGAGATCCCCCTCCTGTGAACCAGAGAGTGGTGAGTTACTCCGTAACACTCAGGCCAGTATTGCACCAATGGACACATCTTACCCGGCAGGTCAGTATTGTGGCATGTATTGTCCAGCACACATGTACCAACCTGCATAGCACCTCTGACACTAGCACGGGGGAGGAAGTTTCCCAGTCCCTTAGAGCCAAAGTGTGCGGTGTTCTTCAGCAATAAGGCCTTATCATGTAGCTATGGCCGTAACCATTGTTGTTTCAGAGGCTTCTGGGGCCTCCCTGGCCAACAGCGGGTAAGGAGGAATCTCATGCCTTCCACTCCAGTTACTGTTCAGGGACCCGTGCCTGCTGCCACTGGCATTGTGTGCACCTATGCAAGCTATCCATGTAagctccttccttttttttttttttttttttttttttttttttttttttggagctggggacccaacccagggccttgcgcttccctaggcaagcgctctaccactgagctaaatccccaaccccgaagctcCTTCCTTAAAGTTACATTTTGAAGTCAGCTTACTAAATAGTGGGTTTCATAGCATCTTTTCACATGTCCTTAATTTAGATTAGCATACCCACTCATCTCTGCCATCGCCACTTAACCCTTTAATCTCTGCTATTCCCCCATTTTTATCACATTGCATGCATTCTACTATCCCTCCAACCAACTATATTTTCCATTCAGTTGTGAGCTGGTGGGCTTCCatattggcttttgtttgtttattaagatagggtttctcagggttggagatttagctcagtggtagagcgcttgtctagcaaatgcaaggccctgggttcggtccccagctccaaaaaaaagaaaaagaaaaaaacaaaacaaaaaagatagggtttctctgggtagccttggctatcctggaactcagtctgtagaccaggctggccttgatcccacagaaatctacctgcctttgcctctcaaggaCTAGGGTTAAAGGACTGCAACACCACACTCGACTCCCTTTGGGTCAACCCTGCTTCTACCCGATTTCCCcatatttctattcttttccttGCCTAAGCCTTTCCACCCACAATATTTGTcttaggatttcttttttttaaccagtttCAAAGACAGTAAGTTTGGgttggaggggtggctcagtggttaagagcaccggctgctcttggtaaggttcaattcccaccaaccacgtggcggctcacgactgtctgtagctccagttccaggggacccaatgccctgacacagacgtacatgcaggaaaaaatgcacatgaaataaaaacaatccatAAAAAAGAGCCAGGTGgtgtgctgcacacctttaatcccagcattgggaggcagaggcaggcggatctctgtgagtttgcggctagtctggtctacagagaaaccctgtcatgagaaacaaaaaacaaacaaaaacaaaaacaaacaaaattcccaaCTAGTTACTGTTAGTCAGGCCATGCAGAGGAAACAAACCTACAACAGAGGAAGC is a window of Rattus rattus isolate New Zealand chromosome 14, Rrattus_CSIRO_v1, whole genome shotgun sequence DNA encoding:
- the B4galt7 gene encoding beta-1,4-galactosyltransferase 7; this encodes MLPSRRKAAQLPWEDGRARLLPGGLRRKCSIFHLFIAFLLLVFFSLLWLQLSCSGDVAQVTRGQGQETSGPPRACPPEPPPEHWEEDESWGPHRLAVLVPFRERFEELLVFVPHMHRFLSRKKIQHHIYVLNQVDHFRFNRAALINVGFLESSNSTDYIAMHDVDLLPLNEELDYGFPEAGPFHVASPELHPLYHYKTYVGGILLLSKQHYQLCNGMSNRFWGWGREDDEFYRRIKGAGLQLFRPSGITTGYQTFRHLHDPAWRKRDQKRIAAQKQEQFKVDREGGLNTVKYRVDSRTALSVGGAPCTVLNVMLDCDKTATPWCTFG